The genomic stretch CCCAATATCCCTTAGCCAGCTTGAGGATTTTCTTGTGTCTTCTTCTAGTCTTATAACCACCTTTGGTCCGCGGCATATGTGATCACCTCGCTAAAATTTATAGGGAATAAGTACCTGGATGGAACGCTCGTGGCTTTTGTCTACCACGGCATCCCTTAACAAACGCCTCTTGCGTTTGCGGTTTTTCTTGCGCAAGAGATGACTCTTGCCGGCCCGGAAGTGAATAATCTTGCCTGTCCCAGAGACCTTAAATCGTTTGGCTGCGGCTCGTTTGGTCTTGATCTTATTCTTGGCCATGGAAAATCACCCCTTCTGCTCTTTTGTCGGCCCAAGGATCATAATCATCTGGCGGCCTTCCATCTTCGGGGCCTGTTCTACCCGACCGATATCCGAGACCGCCTCCACAATCCGATTAAGAACATCCCGTCCCCGATCAATATGGACGATCTCCCGGCCCCGAAACCAAAGTCTCACCTTGACTTTGTTCTTTTCTTCCAGGAAGCGCCGGATGTGTTTGATCTTGACAGCCAAGTCGTGTTCATCTGTTTTGGGACGAACTTTAATCTCCTTGACCTGAACGGTTGTCTGCTTCTTTTTGGCCTCTTGGGCCTTTTTGTTCTGTTGGTAAAGGAACTTACCATAATCCATAATCCGGCAAACCGGCGGCTGAGCCTGGGGGGCTATCTCTACCAGATCAAGGTCTTGTTCCCGGGCTATCTCCAAGGCTTCAGATAAAGGAACAATCCCTATTTGTTTGCCATCGGCGCCGATAAGCCGGACCTCTCGGGCCCGTATTTGCTGATTAATTCGATAACGTTTGGTCTCTACTGCCACCGCCCCTTCCTTTTTTTTCTGTTTAAGCGGCCGCTCTCTTAGCGGCTACTTCTTCTTGAAGCCGTTCAATGAGGCCCTCCAAACTCAGGGCCGGAGTCTGCTTACCGCCTCTGGTTCTCAAGCTTACAGAGGCTTCTTCGACCTCTTTATCACCAATGATTACCATGTAAGGAATCTTTTGCATTTGGGCCTCGCGGATTTTATACCGCAAAGTCTCGTTGCGGAAGTCCTTTTCTACTCGGAGACCGGCGGCATTAAGTTTAAGCCAAACCGATTCAGCATAGGGAATATGCCTGTCGGCCACAGTTATGACCACCACCTGAATCGGGGCCAACCAAAGGGGAAAGGCCCCGGCATAGTGTTCCAGAAGAACCCCCAAAAAGCGCTCCAGCGACCCCAGGAGGGCCCGATGGATCATGATGGGTCGGTGTAATCGGCCATCTTCTCCCATGTAGGAAACATCAAATCTTTCAGGAAGATTGAAGTCCACCTGGATAGTTGAGCACTGCCAGGAACGATCAAGCACGTCTTTGATCTTGATATCTATTTTGGGGCCATAGAAGACCCCTTCTCCGGGATCTATTTCGTAAGCTAACCCCTTGGCCTCAAGAGCTCCCTTTAAAGCCGCTGTGGCCCGTTCCCAGTTCTCTTCGGTGCCTACGTACTTTTCTGGTCTGGTTGATAGATAGATATCGTAGCGGTCAAAACCAAAGACAGAGAGCATATGAACAGTTAAGTCAAGAAGGGCAAAGATCTCTCTTTCCAGTTGGTCGGGCCGACAGAAGATGTGGGCGTCATCCTGGGTAAAACCCCTTACTCGCATAAGGCCGTGAAGCACACCGCTTCTTTCATAGCGATAGACTGTTCCCAGCTCACACCAGCGAAGAGGAAGCTCCCGGTAGCTACGTCGTCGGCTTTTGTAGATGAGAATATGGAAAGGACAATTCATAGGTTTGAGTTGATATTCGACTTCGTCGATTTTCATGGGGGCAAACATGTTCTCAGCATAAAAATCCAGGTGGCCGGAAATACGCCATAGATCCCGGCGGGCAATATGAGGAGTGATGAGGAAAGAGTAGCCGTGACGAAGGTGTTCCTCACGCCAGTAATCTTCAATGACCTTACGGATCATGGCCCCCTTTGGATGCCAGAGAATGAGCCCCGGGCCAACCTCTTCTTGAATAGAGAAGAGATCAAGATCCTTGCCCAGGCGACGATGATCCCGCCGTTTGGCTTCTTCCAGCCAATCAAGAAATTTCTTTAGATCCTCTTTGGAGAAGAAGGCCGTACCGTAGATGCGCCAGAGCATCTTGTTACGTTCATCGCCTCGCCAGTAGGCCCCAGCACAGGAGAGAAGTTTGAAGGCCTTAATCCAGCCGGTATGGGGGAGGTGGGGGCCCCGACAAAGGTCAACAAAATTGCCCTGCCGGTATATAGATACCCTTTCCTCCGGGATTTCTTTCAGGATTTCTATCTTGTAGTCCTCCCCCAAAGACTGGAAAAGGTCTATGGCCTCTTCACGGGGGAGCTCTTCCCTTATAAAGGGCAGACGCTGTTTGATGATCTTTTTCATCCGGGCCTCGATGGCCTTAAGGTCTTCGGGAGTGAAGGCCCGGTGATAGTCAAAATCGTAGTAGAATCCCTGCTCGGTGGCCGGACCGATAGCCACCTTGGCCTCTGGAAAGAGTTCTTTAACCGCCTGGGCCATCACGTGGGCACAGGAGTGTCTCAAAATCTCCGTGGCCAGGGGATCTTCGGGGAATATGGGCTCGATGACCGCCGACTCCGTTATGCGGCAGGATAAATCTACCAGTCGTCCGTCAAGACGGGCAGCCACCGGAGTGTGGTCTCCCCCTGTCAGCCTCTTTAGGGCCTCCGCTACAGTGATTCCTGACTCCACAGCCACCTTCTCTCCGGTGGGTAAGGAAATTTCAATTAATTTTTCAGAGGTCATAGTCACCCCTTAAGATTTAACCAGGGGGATTCGGTCATCATGGAAGGGGTGAAGAGACCGATTCCCGGGCCTCTTTTATCAGGAAGGACCTTGTTACTCAAGGCCCAAAACCAAAAGACCTTGTGGAGTCTCTCCACAAGGTCTTTTCTTGCCTATGTTGGTAGGCGCGGGCGGTTTCGAACCGCCGACCTCTGCCGCGTCAAGGCAGCGCTCTCCCGCTGAGCTACGCGCCTTCCCCGTTATGAGTGAAAGCAAAATATCAAAGCCCTTAAAGGGTGTCAAG from Thermosulfuriphilus ammonigenes encodes the following:
- the rpmI gene encoding 50S ribosomal protein L35, coding for MAKNKIKTKRAAAKRFKVSGTGKIIHFRAGKSHLLRKKNRKRKRRLLRDAVVDKSHERSIQVLIPYKF
- the infC gene encoding translation initiation factor IF-3 produces the protein MAVETKRYRINQQIRAREVRLIGADGKQIGIVPLSEALEIAREQDLDLVEIAPQAQPPVCRIMDYGKFLYQQNKKAQEAKKKQTTVQVKEIKVRPKTDEHDLAVKIKHIRRFLEEKNKVKVRLWFRGREIVHIDRGRDVLNRIVEAVSDIGRVEQAPKMEGRQMIMILGPTKEQKG
- the thrS gene encoding threonine--tRNA ligase — protein: MTSEKLIEISLPTGEKVAVESGITVAEALKRLTGGDHTPVAARLDGRLVDLSCRITESAVIEPIFPEDPLATEILRHSCAHVMAQAVKELFPEAKVAIGPATEQGFYYDFDYHRAFTPEDLKAIEARMKKIIKQRLPFIREELPREEAIDLFQSLGEDYKIEILKEIPEERVSIYRQGNFVDLCRGPHLPHTGWIKAFKLLSCAGAYWRGDERNKMLWRIYGTAFFSKEDLKKFLDWLEEAKRRDHRRLGKDLDLFSIQEEVGPGLILWHPKGAMIRKVIEDYWREEHLRHGYSFLITPHIARRDLWRISGHLDFYAENMFAPMKIDEVEYQLKPMNCPFHILIYKSRRRSYRELPLRWCELGTVYRYERSGVLHGLMRVRGFTQDDAHIFCRPDQLEREIFALLDLTVHMLSVFGFDRYDIYLSTRPEKYVGTEENWERATAALKGALEAKGLAYEIDPGEGVFYGPKIDIKIKDVLDRSWQCSTIQVDFNLPERFDVSYMGEDGRLHRPIMIHRALLGSLERFLGVLLEHYAGAFPLWLAPIQVVVITVADRHIPYAESVWLKLNAAGLRVEKDFRNETLRYKIREAQMQKIPYMVIIGDKEVEEASVSLRTRGGKQTPALSLEGLIERLQEEVAAKRAAA